One genomic region from Nitrospinota bacterium encodes:
- a CDS encoding zinc ABC transporter substrate-binding protein — MAGIALISPPPCEAQATSLNVTATILPFGDIAKRVGGDAVNVTVMLKPGQSPHTYEPTPGDLKSLGKADLVVMAGFGLESWLSKLLKTSGRQTLYVDCSKVVKNPISSEEEGHHEGEEDHHHGAVNPHYWLDPSIMADVARHIGVKLAEKMPSRKKEFISQAEVVANELLNLDKEIEKKLSDKNLTRGFVSFHNAWPYFARRYGLKVAGVIEMAPGREPSAKHMTRLVKEIKQKGVKAVMVEPQFPTRLGEVLAEEAGVKVVAVDPEGGSRKTGGYIELMRFNAAMFEKALR; from the coding sequence ATGGCGGGAATCGCGCTTATATCGCCCCCCCCTTGCGAGGCGCAAGCCACCAGCTTGAACGTTACGGCTACCATCCTTCCCTTCGGCGATATCGCCAAAAGGGTAGGGGGAGACGCCGTAAATGTCACCGTCATGCTAAAACCCGGCCAAAGCCCCCACACCTACGAGCCCACCCCCGGCGATCTGAAATCCCTCGGCAAGGCCGATCTTGTGGTGATGGCTGGGTTCGGCCTGGAATCCTGGCTATCAAAACTCCTAAAAACCAGCGGTAGGCAAACGCTATATGTGGATTGCTCCAAAGTGGTGAAAAACCCCATATCGTCGGAAGAGGAAGGGCATCACGAAGGTGAAGAAGATCATCATCATGGCGCGGTGAACCCCCACTATTGGCTCGACCCCTCAATCATGGCCGATGTGGCCAGGCATATCGGGGTGAAACTGGCGGAGAAAATGCCATCCCGGAAAAAAGAATTTATCAGCCAGGCGGAAGTTGTGGCCAATGAGCTTTTGAATCTGGACAAGGAAATAGAAAAAAAACTGTCGGATAAAAACCTGACACGGGGTTTCGTATCCTTCCACAACGCCTGGCCTTATTTCGCCAGACGCTATGGGCTGAAAGTGGCGGGAGTCATAGAAATGGCCCCCGGCAGGGAACCCTCCGCAAAACACATGACCCGGCTGGTTAAAGAGATAAAACAGAAAGGGGTGAAAGCCGTGATGGTGGAGCCTCAATTTCCCACCAGGCTGGGGGAGGTTCTTGCGGAAGAGGCTGGGGTTAAAGTTGTGGCCGTTGATCCAGAGGGTGGATCTCGAAAGACCGGTGGTTACATTGAGTTAATGAGGTTTAACGCCGCCATGTTCGAAAAAGCTTTAAGGTGA
- the parC gene encoding DNA topoisomerase IV subunit A: MGTKSKKGKEPADEGGGGIVQEVHFKEELESRFLSYALSTIVSRALPDVRDGLKPVHRRVLYAMSQLRLSADARFRKSAAVVGDVIGKYHPHGDQAVYDTMVRLAQDFSLRYPLVEGQGNFGNIDGDAAAAMRYTEAKLTKIAGELLEDLHKETVEFNPTYDETNIEPRLLPARFPNLIVNGSSGIAVGLATNIPPHNLSETVNALVAMIDEPRLETKDILKYIKGPDFPTGATSITSKAELKEIYETGRGSIKLRGEWNKEELPKGKWQLVITSIPYTVNKSRLIEKIAELIVEKKLPTIVDIRDESTEDIRIVLEPRSPDVDPEMAMGFLFKHSDLQISFPVNLTALTAESVPLRHSLGQMLRSFLDFRLVTTEKRLRYELKLIDERLHILKAYAKVYNDLDTAIAIIRKAKVKDEARQGLMGHFKLDEIQANAILDLRLSALVGLEISKIKKEKAEKEAEREIIDSVLASPGKMWKVVRKELLEIKEKYGDARRTKIVLGGMEEQEFDAESFIQHEDTNVIVSRSGWIRRLKNVANPESLRFKEGDSLLAWLPLNTRDFVCFFTSAGKVYTARALEITQTAGFGDPVQSFFKFGDGERLISVIGMIKAQEGAEAEEGDKARKVGQRDLFDQLKSTEVGKVYGEIVDENAELMLVTEAGMGFRFGGALAAGETTKNGRKVANLKDDDAVFSVTVVERKPMLFVLSGDGHGLLMNTDEIPVLAGAGAGVRLIKMKPGVVLAGARSVSKSEQIAIVYIAGKDDLIKISSLEKGGRGSAGKKLASPKRKLIGIRKVG; encoded by the coding sequence ATGGGGACTAAGTCTAAAAAGGGTAAAGAGCCAGCCGATGAGGGTGGTGGCGGGATAGTTCAGGAGGTCCATTTCAAGGAGGAATTGGAGTCCCGGTTCCTTTCGTACGCCCTATCTACCATTGTGTCCCGCGCTTTGCCCGATGTGCGGGACGGGTTGAAACCGGTTCACCGGCGGGTTCTGTACGCCATGAGCCAGTTGCGGTTGTCCGCCGACGCCAGGTTCAGGAAATCCGCGGCGGTGGTAGGCGATGTTATAGGTAAATACCATCCCCATGGCGACCAGGCGGTGTATGACACCATGGTGCGCCTTGCCCAGGATTTTTCGTTGCGTTACCCGTTGGTGGAGGGGCAAGGAAACTTCGGCAACATAGATGGCGACGCCGCGGCGGCCATGCGATATACCGAGGCCAAGCTTACAAAAATCGCCGGGGAACTGCTGGAAGACCTCCACAAGGAAACGGTTGAGTTCAATCCCACCTATGACGAAACCAACATAGAGCCCCGGCTTCTGCCGGCCCGGTTCCCGAATCTCATAGTTAACGGCTCTTCCGGCATCGCCGTGGGCTTGGCCACCAACATTCCGCCCCACAATCTTTCAGAGACGGTAAACGCCCTGGTGGCGATGATTGATGAACCACGGCTGGAAACCAAAGACATCCTTAAATACATAAAGGGGCCGGATTTCCCCACCGGCGCCACATCCATCACCTCGAAAGCCGAGTTAAAGGAAATATACGAAACGGGCAGGGGCTCCATAAAGCTTAGGGGAGAGTGGAATAAGGAGGAACTGCCTAAGGGTAAATGGCAGTTGGTGATAACCTCCATACCCTACACGGTGAATAAAAGCAGGCTTATCGAAAAGATAGCCGAGCTTATCGTGGAGAAAAAACTGCCCACCATCGTGGACATCCGCGACGAATCCACGGAAGACATCCGCATAGTGCTGGAGCCCAGATCGCCGGATGTGGATCCGGAAATGGCCATGGGCTTCCTGTTCAAACATTCCGACCTGCAAATCAGCTTCCCGGTGAACCTCACGGCGCTGACGGCGGAATCGGTCCCGTTGCGGCATTCCTTGGGGCAAATGCTCCGGTCATTCCTGGATTTCAGGCTTGTCACCACCGAAAAACGGTTGAGGTACGAGCTTAAGCTGATTGACGAGCGGCTCCATATCTTAAAAGCCTACGCCAAGGTATATAACGACTTGGACACGGCCATTGCCATCATACGCAAAGCCAAGGTTAAAGACGAGGCCCGGCAGGGCTTGATGGGCCATTTCAAGCTGGACGAAATCCAGGCCAACGCCATTTTGGACCTGCGCCTGTCGGCCCTGGTTGGGCTGGAAATCTCGAAAATCAAAAAAGAGAAGGCGGAAAAAGAGGCGGAACGGGAAATTATAGACTCCGTCCTGGCCAGCCCCGGCAAAATGTGGAAAGTGGTCCGCAAGGAACTGCTGGAGATAAAGGAAAAATATGGCGATGCCCGGCGCACTAAAATCGTCTTGGGCGGAATGGAAGAGCAGGAATTCGACGCGGAGAGCTTCATCCAGCACGAGGACACGAACGTAATAGTTTCCCGTAGCGGCTGGATACGCAGGCTTAAAAACGTGGCCAACCCGGAGTCGCTCCGGTTCAAGGAGGGGGACAGCCTTCTGGCCTGGTTGCCGCTGAACACCCGGGACTTCGTATGTTTCTTCACCTCCGCCGGAAAAGTTTATACGGCGCGCGCGCTGGAGATTACCCAAACGGCCGGATTCGGCGACCCGGTGCAGTCGTTCTTCAAGTTCGGCGATGGGGAGCGGTTGATATCCGTCATCGGCATGATAAAAGCCCAGGAGGGCGCGGAAGCCGAAGAAGGGGATAAAGCCCGCAAAGTCGGCCAGCGGGATCTGTTCGATCAGCTCAAATCCACAGAAGTGGGCAAGGTTTACGGGGAAATAGTGGACGAAAACGCCGAACTGATGCTTGTTACCGAAGCAGGCATGGGATTCAGGTTCGGTGGCGCGCTGGCCGCGGGGGAAACCACCAAGAACGGCCGGAAAGTGGCCAATTTGAAAGACGACGATGCGGTGTTCAGCGTCACGGTGGTTGAAAGAAAACCGATGTTGTTCGTCCTGTCCGGCGATGGCCATGGGTTGCTTATGAACACCGATGAAATCCCCGTGCTGGCCGGAGCCGGGGCAGGGGTTAGGCTGATAAAAATGAAACCCGGCGTGGTGCTGGCGGGGGCCAGAAGTGTATCCAAATCCGAACAGATAGCCATAGTGTATATCGCCGGAAAGGATGACCTGATCAAAATATCCTCCCTGGAAAAAGGTGGAAGGGGAAGCGCTGGCAAGAAACTGGCCTCCCCTAAACGGAAACTTATCGGCATCAGGAAAGTTGGCTAG